TGACGCGCACCCCGGGCAGCCCCGGGCGCCACGCCCCGGGCTCGGGCAGGTGCACGAAATGCCCGGGCCAGGGCTCCTCGCCCCCGGGCGCCGCGCGCAGGCCCAGCCAGTCGTGCGGGTCGAGCACCTGCACGGGGTCGCCCGCCAGCAGCGCGATGTTCACGGCCTTGACCGCGCCCAGGTTGGCAATGGCCAGCCCGCGCTCGGCGGCCAGCACGTCCAGGGCGGGCAGGTCCTCGGTGTCCGTGGCCGTGGTCACCACCGCCGTGCCCGCCGTGATGGCCGCCACCTCGCGGGCCAGGGCGTTGGCCCCGCCCAGATGCCCGGACACCAGGCTCACGGCGAAGCGTCCGCGCTGGTCGAGCACGACCACCGCCGGGTCCTGCCCCTTGCCGCGCAAATGCGCCGCCACGGCGCGGACCACGATGCCCGCCGCCGCCACGAACACATGGCGCCGGTAGGCCGCGAACACCGTGCCCACGAAGGGCACCAGGGCGTCGAAGGCCGTGGCCCCGGGATAGTCCGGCTCCAGGCGTCGGGTCACGAACAGCGCCGCCCCCAGCTCGCGGGCCAGGGCCCGGCCCAGGCGCGCCCCGGCGGGGGTCAGCGCGTAGACCGCCGTGGCCAGGCGCTCGGGGGGCAGCGGGTCGCGCCCCGCGCCGCCTTCGGGCTCGAACATGGCCCGGCCTACAGGTCCGCCGCGCGGGCGGCGCTCAGGTAGCGGTCGTAGTCCTCTTCGGTGTGCGCAAAGGACGTGAACGCGCATTCGTAGGCCGAGGGCGCGAGGTTGACCCCGCTCCGGCGCATCTGGGCGTAGAAGCGCGCGTAGCGCCCGGCGTCCGCCGCGCTGGCCGTGGCGAAATCCGTCACCGGGCCCTCGGCGAAGAACAGGGTGAAGATGGACGCGATATGGTTGATGGTATGCGCCACGCCCTTCTCGGTCATGATGCCCGACAGCTCGGCCACCAGGGCGTCCGTGCGCGCCTCCAGGGCCGCGTAGTCCGCCCGGGCCAGCAGGGTCAGGGTCGCCAGCCCGGCGGCCATGGCCACCGGGTTGCCCGACAGCGTGCCCGCCTGATACACCCCGCCGCACGGCGCCACATGCTCCATGATCTCGCGCCGCCCGCCGTAGGCGCCCACGGGGTAGCCGCCGCCGATGATCTTGCCCATGGTCGTCAGGTCCGGCGTGATGGCGAAGCGCTGCTGCGCGCCGCCCAGGGCCACCCGGAAGCCGGTGATGACCTCGTCGAAGATGAGCAGCGCGCCGTGCTCGCGGGTCAGCGCGCGCAGGCCCTCCAGGAAGCCCGGCGCCGGAAGCACCAGCCCCATGTTGCCCGCCACGGGCTCCACGATCACCGCCGCGATGTCCGCCCCGCGCTGCGCAAACAGGGCGCGCACGGCCTCCAGGTCGTTGTACGGCGCAAGCAGCGTGTGGGCCACCACCTGCGCGGGCACGCCCGGGGTGCCGGGAATGGACAGGGTCGCCACCCCCGAGCCAGCCGCCGCCAGGAAGCTGTCCGCATGGCCGTGGTAGCAGCCCGTGAACTTGACCACCAGATCGCGGCCCGTGTAGCCGCGCGCCAGACGCAGGGCGCTCATGGTCGCCTCGGTGCCCGAGCTGACCATGCGCACCATCTC
This portion of the Desulfocurvus vexinensis DSM 17965 genome encodes:
- a CDS encoding cobalt-precorrin 5A hydrolase, with the translated sequence MFEPEGGAGRDPLPPERLATAVYALTPAGARLGRALARELGAALFVTRRLEPDYPGATAFDALVPFVGTVFAAYRRHVFVAAAGIVVRAVAAHLRGKGQDPAVVVLDQRGRFAVSLVSGHLGGANALAREVAAITAGTAVVTTATDTEDLPALDVLAAERGLAIANLGAVKAVNIALLAGDPVQVLDPHDWLGLRAAPGGEEPWPGHFVHLPEPGAWRPGLPGVRVTERVTEPGEQELVLHPPCLAVGVGCRRGVTAGEVGAAVQATLAGAGLSPLAVLGLASIGLKRDEAGLLEAAAQMGKAILFYETGDLKDIPVPNPSARVEHETGVPGVCEAAAMKLAGATELLVHKTRCGNVTVAVALAG
- the hemL gene encoding glutamate-1-semialdehyde 2,1-aminomutase — protein: MRSDELFAKAQQLIPGGVNSPVRACRSVGVDPLFIASAAGARLRTVDGDELVDMVMSWGPMLLGYAHPEVTRAAAEAAARGASFGAPCPQEVAMAQAVVDAVPGVEMVRMVSSGTEATMSALRLARGYTGRDLVVKFTGCYHGHADSFLAAAGSGVATLSIPGTPGVPAQVVAHTLLAPYNDLEAVRALFAQRGADIAAVIVEPVAGNMGLVLPAPGFLEGLRALTREHGALLIFDEVITGFRVALGGAQQRFAITPDLTTMGKIIGGGYPVGAYGGRREIMEHVAPCGGVYQAGTLSGNPVAMAAGLATLTLLARADYAALEARTDALVAELSGIMTEKGVAHTINHIASIFTLFFAEGPVTDFATASAADAGRYARFYAQMRRSGVNLAPSAYECAFTSFAHTEEDYDRYLSAARAADL